DNA from Mesorhizobium sp. B2-1-1:
CAAGTCGACGCAGATCGAGCGGCTGGCGGGAAAGATGCGCGCCAAGAAGTACGACGTCCTCGTCACCCGGGAACCGGGCGGCTCGCCGGGCGCGGAAGCGGTCCGGCATGTGCTGCTCTCGGGCGCCGCCGAGCCGTTTGGGCCGAAGATGGAAGCGCTGCTTTTCGCCGCGGCGCGCTCCGACCATGTCGAGCAGGTCATCCGCCCGGCGGTCGAGCGCGGCTCCGTTGTTCTGTGCGACCGCTTCCTGGATTCCTCGCGCGTCTACCAGGGCGTCACCGGCGGCCTCGACCCGGTGTTCATGGAGACGCTGGAGCAGGTGGCCATCAATGGCATGATGCCCGACATGACGCTGATCTTCGACATCGATCCCACCGAAGGCCTGAGACGCGCAACAGTACGTCGCGGCGCCGGCGCCGGCCCCGACCGCTTCGAAAAGGAAACACTTGCCATTCACGAGGCGCGCCGCGAGGCATTCCTGGCGATCGCGGCGGCCGAGCCGGAGCGTTGCGTCGTGATCGACGCATCCGCCGCTCCCGATGCGGTAGAAAATGCCGTCACCGCCACCGTGTTCGCGGCACTGGAGGCGAGGGCGCCCATGCGCAACAGACAGACCGCACCCGCATGATCTTCGAACGCATCGCGCCGGAACAGCATGACACGCTGGACGGCGTCCCCGAACCGTCCGAAACGCCACGCCTGGTCGGGCATGGGCAGGCCGCGGCCATGCTCGCCGCCGCCTATCGCGCTGGAAAGCTGCCGCACGCCCTGATCTTCGCCGGACCGCTCGGCATCGGCAAGGCGACACTCGCCTTCCATCTGGCGCATCATCTCCTGAAGCATCCGGCCTTCGAGCAGGCGCCGGAGACGCTCGCCGTTCCCGATCCGGCGTCCTCGCTGTTTCGCCAGATCGCCACCGGCGCGCATCCCGGCGTGCTGCATCTGACCCGTCCGCTGAACGACAAGACCAAGAACTTCAAGACGGTCGTCACCGTCGACGAGATCCGCAAGGTCAATCGCTTCCTGTCGATGACGTCGCATGACGGCAGCTACCGGGTGGTGATCGTGGACCCGGCCGACGACATGAACACCAATGCAGCCAATGCCTTGCTGAAGAATCTTGAGGAGCCGCCGGCGCGAACGCTGTTCATCCTCATCGTCCATGCGCCGGGCAGCCTGCTGCCGACGATCCGCTCGCGCTGCCAATTGGTGCGGCTGTCGCCGCTCGATATCGACGAACTGATGGCGGTGCTGGAAACCGCCGAGCCGCCGCCGGGCGATCCGGCCGCGCGGGCAGCGCTGGCCACGCGGGCAGGCGGCAGCGCCCGCAATGCGATCCTTCTGACGCAGTATGGCGGACTGGAGATCGCCGAGACGCTGGATGCCCTGGTGAGCGCCGGCAAGAGCGACATCGCCGGCGCCTATCGTCTTGCCGAGGTCGTGGCCGGGCGCGACCAGGCGATCCAGTTCGATATCTTCAACCGCCGCGCGCTCGATCTGTTGTCCGATGCGGCGAGCCGGGCGGCGCTGGCCGGCGATCTCGCACGAGCCAAAACGCTGTCGGACACTTGGCATGAGGCGCTGGACGCTATATCTGAGACTGATACCTACAATCTCGACAAGAAGCAGCACGCCTTGACCATGATCGACCGCCTGAAGTCTGCAATGCGAATGTGATGGTTCCCTCGGGATGGCAATCGCCACCCCGATGCGATATCCACCGCCACGCCTTCCATTCAGACATTCATGACGGTTCATTCATGTCACGCGATACATTCTACATCACGACCGCGATCTCTTACCCCAATGGCAAGCCGCATATCGGCCATGCCTACGAATTGATCGCCACCGATGCGCTGGCCCGCTTTCAGCGGCTCGACGGCAAGCAGGTCTTCTTTCTCACCGGCACCGACGAACACGGCATCAAGATGCTGCAGACGGCGAAGAAGGAAGACATTTCTGCGCGCGAACTGGCCGACCGCAATTCGGCTGAGTTCAAGCGCATGGCGACCGCGCTCAACGCCTCCAACGACGATTTCATCCGCACCACCGAAGAGCGGCACTACGCGGCCTCTCAGGCGATCTGGAAGGCGATGGCTGCCAATGGAGACATCTACAAGGGCGGCTATGCCGGCTGGTACTCGGTGCGTGACGAAGCTTATTACGGCGAGGAGGAAACCGAGGTTCGTCCCGACAATATCCGCTATGGCCCGCAAGGAACGCCGGTCGAATGGGTCGAGGAGGAAAGCTATTTCTTCCGGCTTTCGGCCTATCAGGACAAACTGCTGGCGCTCTACGAGGGCCAGCCGGATTTCATCGGCCCGGCCGAGCGGCGCAACGAAGTGATGAGCTTCGTCAGATCGGGACTGAAAGACCTGTCGATCTCGCGCACGACGTTCGACTGGGGCGTGCCGGTGCCCGGCGACGAAAAGCACGTGATGTATGTCTGGGTCGACGCGCTGACAAACTACATTACCGGCGTCGGCTATCCCGATGAAAACGCAGACAATTGGAAATTCTGGCCGGCCGATGCGCACATCATCGGCAAGGACATCGTGCGTTTCCACGCCGTCTACTGGCCGGCCTTCCTGATGTCGGCAGGCATTCCGCTGCCGAAGCGCGTCTTTGGCCACGGCTTCCTGTTCAACCGCGGCGAGAAGATGTCGAAATCGGTCGGCAACGTCATCGACCCCTTCACCATGATAGAGCATTACGGGCTCGACCAGGTGCGCTATTTCTTCCTGCGCGAGGTGCCGTTCGGCCAGGACGGCAGCTACAGCCACGAAGCGATCGTCAACCGCACCAATGCCGACCTTGCCAACGGCGTCGGCAATCTGGCGCAGCGCTCGCTGTCGATGATCGCCAAGAACTGCGGCGGCGTGGTGCCGACGCGCGGCGAGCTGACGGATGCCGACAAGGCAATCCTCGATCAGGCGGCGGCCGCTCTTGCCGCCGCGCGCAAGGCAATGGCCGAGCAGGGCATCCATCTGGCGCTGGCGTCGATCTTCGGCGTGGTGGCCGAAGCCGACCGGTATTTCGCCGGACAGGAACCCTGGGCACTGAAGAAGACTAACCCCGAGCGCATGCAAACGGTGCTGTGGACAACGGCCGAGGTGGTCCGGCGCGTGGCGATTCTGTGCCAACCCTTTATTCCAGGATCGGCCGCGAAGCTGCTTGACCTGCTGGCCGTGCCGGCAGACGAGCGCAATTTCGTGCATCTCCACGCCGATCATGCGCTTGTGCCGGGCAGAGCGTTGCCTGTACCAGAAGGCGTGTTTCCGCGTTATGTCGATCAGCCGGAAGCGAACGGCTGATGCTCGTCGACAGCCACTGCCATCTGGATTTTCCGGACTTCGCCGAGGAACGGGCGGCCGTCGTCGCCCGTGCCCTGGCCGCCGGGATCGGCCGCATGGTAACCATTTCGACGCGCGTGAAGCGATTTCAGCAAATACTTGAAATCGCAGATGCTTTCGACGAAGTGTACTGCTCCGTCGGAACCCATCCGCACAATGCCGCCGAAGAGCTTGACGTGACGACGGCGGATCTCGTGCGCCGGTCCGCCCATCCCAAGGTGGTGGCGATCGGCGAAGCCGGGCTCGACTATTTCTATGACAAAGCGCCCCGCGATGCGCAGGCGCAGGGTTTGCGCAACCACATCGCCGCTGCTCGCGAGACGGGCCTGCCGCTGGTCATCCATTCGCGCGACGCCGACGACGACATGGCTCATATCCTTGAGGAAGAAACGGGGAAGGGCGCCTTCCCGTTCGTCCTGCACTGTTTTTCGTCGGGACGCAGGCTGGCCGAGGTCGGCGTCTCGCTGGGCGGCTATGTTTCGTTTTCCGGCATCCTGACCTTCAAGAATTCGGCCGAAATACGCGCCATAGCCGCCGACCTGCCGCACGACCGGCTGCTGGTGGAGACCGATGCGCCATATCTCGCGCCGATCCCATTTCGCGGCAAGCGCAACGAACCCGCTTATGTCGCGCACACGGCCAGGGTTCTGGCCGAGACGATCGGCATCAGCGAAGGTGAAATCGCAGCTTTGACGACCGATAATTTCTTCCGGCTGTTCGGCAAGATGCCGCGCCCCGCCGAGCAAAGCGCCTGAACGATGACAGACCGGCTGCGCCTCACCATTCTCGGCTGCGGCTCGTCACCGGGCACGCCGCGCATCACCGGCGACTGGGGTAATTGCGATCCGCACAATCCGAAAAATCGGCGCATGCGCACGGCAGCCCTTGTCGAGCGGATTGCCGAGAGCGGCGCCCGCACCACCGTCGTCATCGACACAGGACCGGATTTCCGCCAGCAGATGCTGATGGCCTCGGTCAAACGCATCGATGCCGTCGTCTACACCCATCCACATGCCGACCACATCCACGGCATCGACGACTTGCGCGGCTTCGTGCTCGACCAGCGGCAGCGGATCGATATCCATGCCGACCAGCCAACGATGCTGCGGCTGCGCCAGGCCTTCGGCTACTGTTTCGAGACGCCGCCAGGCAGTTCCTATCCACCGATTGTCGACGCCCATATCATCGATCACACAAAGCCGGTCGTGATCGAAGGCGAGGGCGGTGCCCTCACCCTCGAGCCGCTGCCGCAGGTCCATGGCGACATCATATCGCTCGGCTTCCGCATCGGCGGACTAGCCTATTGCCCCGACATCAGCGATTTTCCGGCTGCCACCGCCGAACGGCTGCGTAATCTCGATGTCCTGATCATCGACGCGCTGCAGTACAGGACGCACCCGAGCCATCTGTCGCTTGGCGAGGCGCTTGAGTGGATCGAGCGGCTGGCCCCGAAACAGGCTGTGCTGACCCATATGCATGGGCCGCTGGACTACGCTACCGTGATGGCTGAGACTCCGGCAAATGTCGAGCCGGCATTTGATGGCATGGCGCTTGAAATTCGTTATAGATCAGACAGATAGAATATTCTCTTCATAGCTGATGGCACTGATCGCCTGGCAGCGAGCCGCCGATACAGGTCCGATGTCGAGATCTTGCACCTGGGATCGCCACACGGCCGCCGCCAGTTCGCTGTCGCTTCAAGATTGCAAAATGCCAAAAGAGGATTGCATTGTCAGGCCGGTGGATGCTCGTCGATCTGCATTGCAGGCCTGACAGAGACTCCGGCAAATGTCGAGCCGGCATTTGATGGCATGGCGCTTGAAATTCGTTATAGATCAGACAGATAGAATATTCTCTTCATAGCTGATGGCACTGATCGCCTGGCAGCGAGCCGCCGATACAGGTCCGATGTCGAGATCTTGCACCTGGGATCGCCACACGGCCGCCGCCAGTTCGCTGTCGCTTCAAGATTGCAAAATGCCAAAAGAGGATTGCATTGTCAGGCCGGTGGATGCTCGTCGATCTGCATTGCAGGCCTGACAGGCAGTCTATGTGATGGCTTCCTAAAATATACATTGAGAGCAAGAGGCGCTAACCTTTGCCCGTTAGTTGGAAAGGAGAGGCCCGATGATTCGCGAACTCGTACTTACAGTGACGCTTCTTGCTCCTATCGCTGCCACAGCGCAGGAATTGCCAACCGTCCCTTAC
Protein-coding regions in this window:
- a CDS encoding MBL fold metallo-hydrolase, which gives rise to MTDRLRLTILGCGSSPGTPRITGDWGNCDPHNPKNRRMRTAALVERIAESGARTTVVIDTGPDFRQQMLMASVKRIDAVVYTHPHADHIHGIDDLRGFVLDQRQRIDIHADQPTMLRLRQAFGYCFETPPGSSYPPIVDAHIIDHTKPVVIEGEGGALTLEPLPQVHGDIISLGFRIGGLAYCPDISDFPAATAERLRNLDVLIIDALQYRTHPSHLSLGEALEWIERLAPKQAVLTHMHGPLDYATVMAETPANVEPAFDGMALEIRYRSDR
- the tmk gene encoding dTMP kinase, which gives rise to MARGFFITFEGGEGAGKSTQIERLAGKMRAKKYDVLVTREPGGSPGAEAVRHVLLSGAAEPFGPKMEALLFAAARSDHVEQVIRPAVERGSVVLCDRFLDSSRVYQGVTGGLDPVFMETLEQVAINGMMPDMTLIFDIDPTEGLRRATVRRGAGAGPDRFEKETLAIHEARREAFLAIAAAEPERCVVIDASAAPDAVENAVTATVFAALEARAPMRNRQTAPA
- the metG gene encoding methionine--tRNA ligase codes for the protein MSRDTFYITTAISYPNGKPHIGHAYELIATDALARFQRLDGKQVFFLTGTDEHGIKMLQTAKKEDISARELADRNSAEFKRMATALNASNDDFIRTTEERHYAASQAIWKAMAANGDIYKGGYAGWYSVRDEAYYGEEETEVRPDNIRYGPQGTPVEWVEEESYFFRLSAYQDKLLALYEGQPDFIGPAERRNEVMSFVRSGLKDLSISRTTFDWGVPVPGDEKHVMYVWVDALTNYITGVGYPDENADNWKFWPADAHIIGKDIVRFHAVYWPAFLMSAGIPLPKRVFGHGFLFNRGEKMSKSVGNVIDPFTMIEHYGLDQVRYFFLREVPFGQDGSYSHEAIVNRTNADLANGVGNLAQRSLSMIAKNCGGVVPTRGELTDADKAILDQAAAALAAARKAMAEQGIHLALASIFGVVAEADRYFAGQEPWALKKTNPERMQTVLWTTAEVVRRVAILCQPFIPGSAAKLLDLLAVPADERNFVHLHADHALVPGRALPVPEGVFPRYVDQPEANG
- a CDS encoding DNA polymerase III subunit delta' — translated: MIFERIAPEQHDTLDGVPEPSETPRLVGHGQAAAMLAAAYRAGKLPHALIFAGPLGIGKATLAFHLAHHLLKHPAFEQAPETLAVPDPASSLFRQIATGAHPGVLHLTRPLNDKTKNFKTVVTVDEIRKVNRFLSMTSHDGSYRVVIVDPADDMNTNAANALLKNLEEPPARTLFILIVHAPGSLLPTIRSRCQLVRLSPLDIDELMAVLETAEPPPGDPAARAALATRAGGSARNAILLTQYGGLEIAETLDALVSAGKSDIAGAYRLAEVVAGRDQAIQFDIFNRRALDLLSDAASRAALAGDLARAKTLSDTWHEALDAISETDTYNLDKKQHALTMIDRLKSAMRM
- a CDS encoding TatD family hydrolase: MLVDSHCHLDFPDFAEERAAVVARALAAGIGRMVTISTRVKRFQQILEIADAFDEVYCSVGTHPHNAAEELDVTTADLVRRSAHPKVVAIGEAGLDYFYDKAPRDAQAQGLRNHIAAARETGLPLVIHSRDADDDMAHILEEETGKGAFPFVLHCFSSGRRLAEVGVSLGGYVSFSGILTFKNSAEIRAIAADLPHDRLLVETDAPYLAPIPFRGKRNEPAYVAHTARVLAETIGISEGEIAALTTDNFFRLFGKMPRPAEQSA